Proteins encoded together in one Flavobacterium keumense window:
- the mreC gene encoding rod shape-determining protein MreC — MQQIFNFIFKNSNRLLFLLLLGISLTLTIQSHSFHRSKVISSANFLSGGVYEQLNEFDEYLSLRSQNEALAQENAALKSLLFNKKDTTVIRKLDSIKGVKPNDIIVSKVIHNSYNVYENYLTINSGELQGVKPDMGVVNSLGIVGIVDNTSPHYATVISILNKKSQINAKIKKSNHFGSLIWNGKSTGFVQLIDVPRLASVRKGDTIVTGGQSVIFPENINIGTIDKVYIDNETNYYTLDVKLFNDMTNLGHVYIIKGKDRQEIMNLEKREENE; from the coding sequence ATGCAGCAAATATTTAATTTTATATTTAAAAACAGTAATCGTTTACTGTTTTTGCTGCTTTTGGGCATTTCATTAACACTAACTATTCAATCGCATTCTTTTCATAGAAGCAAAGTGATTAGTTCCGCTAATTTCTTAAGTGGAGGTGTTTATGAACAGCTGAATGAATTTGACGAATACCTCAGCTTGCGCTCTCAAAATGAAGCTTTAGCTCAAGAGAATGCCGCTCTTAAAAGTTTGTTATTTAACAAAAAAGACACCACTGTTATTAGAAAATTAGATAGTATCAAAGGTGTAAAACCAAATGACATTATTGTTTCTAAAGTAATACACAATTCGTATAATGTTTATGAAAACTATCTCACCATTAATTCTGGAGAATTACAAGGCGTGAAACCAGACATGGGAGTGGTCAATAGCTTAGGAATTGTAGGTATTGTAGACAACACCTCGCCCCATTATGCAACTGTAATAAGTATTTTAAATAAGAAATCTCAAATTAATGCTAAAATCAAAAAATCAAATCATTTTGGTTCATTAATTTGGAATGGCAAAAGTACTGGATTTGTACAACTAATTGATGTACCTCGATTAGCCTCTGTTAGAAAAGGAGACACCATAGTAACAGGAGGACAATCTGTAATATTCCCTGAAAATATTAATATTGGCACTATTGATAAAGTCTACATTGATAACGAAACCAACTATTACACTTTAGACGTTAAACTATTTAATGACATGACTAATCTAGGCCATGTGTACATCATAAAAGGTAAAGATCGTCAAGAAATTATGAATCTAGAAAAACGAGAAGAAAATGAATAG
- a CDS encoding rod shape-determining protein, producing MGFFDFMTEDIAIDLGTANTLIIHNDKVVIDSPSIVARDRISGKIIAVGKEANMMQGKTHENIKTIRPLKDGVIADFDASEKMINMFIKSIPALKKKMFTPALRMVVCIPSGITEVEMRAVKESCERVNGKEVYLIHEPMAAAIGIGIDIMQPKGNMIVDIGGGTTEIAVIALGGIVCDKSVKIAGDVFTNDIIYYMRTQHNLFVGESSAEKIKIQIGAAIEDLETPPDDMSVQGRDLLTGKPKQVEVSYREIAKALDKSIQRIEDAIMETLSQTPPELAADIYNTGIYLAGGGSMLRGLDKRISLKTDLPVYIAEDPLRAVVRGTGMALKNINRFKSILIK from the coding sequence ATGGGATTTTTTGATTTTATGACCGAGGATATCGCAATTGACCTTGGTACCGCAAACACATTAATAATCCACAACGACAAAGTTGTTATAGATAGTCCTTCCATTGTTGCCCGAGACAGAATCTCAGGAAAAATCATTGCCGTAGGTAAAGAAGCTAACATGATGCAAGGAAAAACTCACGAAAACATCAAAACCATTCGACCTTTGAAAGATGGTGTAATTGCTGATTTTGATGCTTCAGAGAAAATGATAAATATGTTTATCAAAAGTATTCCTGCGCTAAAGAAAAAGATGTTTACTCCTGCACTACGAATGGTAGTTTGTATTCCTTCAGGTATTACTGAAGTGGAAATGAGAGCAGTAAAAGAATCATGTGAACGAGTGAATGGTAAGGAAGTATATTTGATTCACGAACCAATGGCTGCTGCTATTGGTATTGGGATTGACATTATGCAACCAAAAGGAAATATGATTGTGGATATCGGGGGCGGAACTACTGAGATTGCTGTAATAGCTCTTGGAGGTATTGTTTGTGACAAATCAGTTAAAATTGCTGGAGATGTATTCACTAATGATATTATTTATTACATGCGTACACAACACAATTTATTTGTAGGAGAAAGTTCAGCCGAAAAAATCAAGATTCAAATTGGAGCTGCAATAGAAGATTTAGAAACTCCACCAGATGACATGTCTGTGCAAGGGCGTGATTTATTAACTGGTAAACCGAAACAAGTTGAAGTGTCTTATCGAGAAATTGCAAAAGCTTTAGACAAATCAATCCAACGTATTGAAGATGCTATTATGGAAACCTTATCACAAACACCTCCAGAATTAGCAGCTGATATTTACAATACAGGAATTTATCTTGCAGGTGGAGGGTCTATGTTAAGAGGACTTGACAAACGTATCTCACTAAAAACAGACTTGCCTGTTTACATTGCAGAGGACCCATTAAGAGCTGTTGTAAGAGGTACCGGAATGGCTCTTAAAAACATCAATAGATTTAAAAGTATCTTGATTAAATAG
- the purH gene encoding bifunctional phosphoribosylaminoimidazolecarboxamide formyltransferase/IMP cyclohydrolase, which yields MSTTKSIQSALISVFSKDGLEPIVRKLHSQNVTLYSTGGTEDFIKNLGIPVIPVEDVTSYPSILGGRVKTLHPKVFGGILNRQDNESDVQQMKEFDIPQIDLVIVDLYPFEKTVASGASEADIIEKIDIGGISLIRAAAKNFKDTVIVASVDDYGLLFLDMITNQNGATTLEDRKLLATKAFHVSSHYDGAIFNYFNTDETIYKESIANGQVLRYGENPHQKGFFFGEFDKMFNKVHGKELSYNNLLDVDAAVNLINEFKNDGPTFAILKHNNACGLATRKSISDAYLAALACDPTSAFGGVLIANTKIDVATATEINKLFCEVVIAPAFDTEAIAILEEKKNRIILIQNEVALPQRQVRTCLNGILVQDRNNITDTKEDLKTVTLTAPTAQEVEDLIFASKVCKNTKSNTIVFAKNGTLISSGTGQTSRVDALMQAIDKANAFGFDLHGASMASDAFFPFPDCVELAKKAGITAVIQPGGSIKDQLSIDYCNENKLAMVFTGTRHFKH from the coding sequence ATGAGCACAACTAAATCGATTCAATCGGCATTAATTTCAGTATTTTCAAAAGACGGTCTTGAACCAATTGTTAGGAAATTACATTCACAAAATGTAACACTTTATTCTACAGGAGGAACCGAAGACTTTATCAAAAATTTAGGCATTCCCGTAATTCCTGTAGAGGATGTAACTTCTTACCCTTCTATCCTTGGTGGAAGAGTAAAAACATTGCACCCAAAAGTTTTTGGAGGAATCCTAAACCGTCAAGATAATGAAAGTGATGTGCAACAAATGAAAGAATTTGACATTCCTCAAATTGATTTAGTAATTGTTGATTTATATCCTTTTGAAAAAACAGTCGCTTCAGGAGCAAGTGAAGCTGATATTATTGAAAAAATTGATATTGGCGGAATTTCATTGATTCGTGCTGCTGCAAAAAACTTCAAAGACACTGTAATTGTAGCTTCTGTTGACGATTATGGTTTGTTGTTTTTGGATATGATTACCAATCAAAATGGCGCTACTACCTTAGAAGACAGAAAGTTGTTAGCTACAAAAGCATTTCATGTTTCTTCACACTATGATGGTGCAATTTTTAATTACTTCAATACAGACGAAACCATATATAAAGAAAGTATTGCTAATGGCCAAGTATTGCGTTACGGGGAAAACCCGCACCAAAAAGGATTTTTCTTTGGCGAATTTGATAAAATGTTCAACAAAGTTCACGGAAAAGAGTTATCCTACAACAACCTCCTTGACGTAGATGCTGCCGTAAATTTAATTAATGAATTTAAAAATGACGGACCAACATTTGCCATTCTTAAACACAATAACGCTTGCGGGTTAGCAACTAGAAAATCTATTAGCGATGCTTATTTAGCAGCTTTGGCGTGCGACCCAACTTCAGCTTTTGGAGGAGTGTTAATTGCAAACACTAAAATTGACGTTGCAACAGCTACTGAAATTAACAAACTTTTTTGCGAGGTAGTTATCGCTCCTGCTTTTGACACAGAAGCTATCGCTATTTTAGAGGAAAAGAAAAACAGAATTATTTTGATTCAAAACGAAGTAGCCTTGCCTCAAAGACAGGTTCGCACTTGTTTGAACGGAATTCTAGTTCAAGACAGAAATAACATTACAGATACTAAAGAAGATTTAAAAACCGTAACACTAACAGCCCCAACTGCTCAAGAGGTAGAAGATTTAATTTTTGCTTCAAAAGTGTGCAAAAACACCAAGTCTAACACGATTGTTTTTGCTAAAAACGGAACGCTTATCTCTTCTGGAACAGGCCAAACTTCTAGAGTTGATGCTTTAATGCAAGCCATTGACAAAGCCAATGCTTTTGGTTTTGACTTGCACGGTGCTTCTATGGCAAGCGATGCTTTCTTCCCATTTCCTGACTGCGTAGAATTAGCAAAAAAAGCAGGAATCACAGCCGTAATACAACCAGGAGGATCAATTAAAGACCAATTGAGTATCGATTATTGTAATGAAAATAAATTAGCAATGGTATTTACAGGAACGCGTCATTTTAAACATTAA
- a CDS encoding ABC transporter permease → MLVYLRLLKESFGFAMNALRNNKLRTLLSLLGVTIGIFSIIAVLAAVDSLDKKIKKDLSSLDKNTIYLMRFSFGPSEIPQWKREQFPDVKYDEYEYLKNSMNDLDQMGFQLFVKSESIKYQSASVSDVNIVPVSHEFIDIQGLEFEDGRFYNEPESNSGAAVIVLGNEIAQNLFEDSNAIGKDVRLYGQRFLVIGVLKKQGAGMFGDSNDTSVFIPVNFLRRMYGDNNDAMTPVILVKPEKGVDMDAFKAELGQKLRNYRGMKSDEIDNFFINVLSGFTDLIDGIVGQMNVVGWIISGFSLLVGGFGIANIMFVSVKERTNLIGIQKSLGAKNKFILFQFLFEAVILSVIGGAVGLLLVWIISVVLTKALDFEFVLSMGNVFLGTGLAALIGLISGILPAITAAKLDPVEAIRTGM, encoded by the coding sequence ATGTTGGTTTATCTTCGATTATTAAAAGAGAGTTTTGGTTTTGCAATGAATGCTTTGCGCAATAATAAACTCCGCACGTTACTTTCTTTATTGGGAGTTACTATTGGTATTTTTTCTATCATAGCAGTACTGGCTGCAGTAGATTCATTGGATAAAAAAATCAAAAAAGATTTAAGTAGTTTGGATAAGAACACCATTTATTTAATGCGTTTTTCTTTCGGGCCATCTGAAATTCCACAATGGAAAAGAGAACAATTTCCAGATGTGAAATATGACGAATATGAATATTTGAAAAATTCCATGAACGATTTGGATCAAATGGGATTCCAACTTTTTGTTAAAAGTGAATCTATAAAATACCAATCAGCTTCTGTGAGTGATGTAAATATTGTACCAGTTTCTCATGAATTTATTGATATTCAAGGGTTAGAATTTGAAGATGGGCGATTTTATAATGAGCCAGAGTCTAATTCAGGAGCGGCTGTGATTGTTTTAGGAAATGAAATTGCTCAGAACTTATTTGAAGATAGTAATGCAATAGGTAAGGATGTACGGTTGTATGGGCAACGATTTTTGGTAATAGGAGTGTTGAAAAAACAAGGAGCAGGAATGTTTGGAGATAGTAATGATACTTCAGTATTTATTCCTGTTAATTTTTTAAGACGTATGTATGGTGATAATAATGATGCTATGACGCCTGTAATTCTTGTAAAACCTGAAAAAGGAGTAGATATGGACGCGTTTAAAGCGGAGTTAGGTCAAAAATTGCGAAATTATCGCGGAATGAAATCAGATGAAATTGACAATTTCTTTATCAATGTTTTGTCTGGATTTACTGATTTAATTGATGGTATAGTAGGTCAGATGAATGTAGTGGGCTGGATTATAAGTGGGTTTTCTTTATTAGTAGGAGGTTTTGGAATTGCTAATATTATGTTTGTTTCGGTAAAAGAAAGAACAAATTTAATAGGAATTCAGAAATCGTTAGGAGCAAAGAATAAATTCATTCTATTTCAATTTCTTTTTGAAGCAGTTATACTTTCCGTTATTGGGGGAGCAGTAGGTTTGTTGTTGGTTTGGATAATTTCTGTTGTGCTAACCAAGGCCTTAGATTTTGAGTTCGTGTTGAGTATGGGTAATGTATTTTTAGGTACGGGATTAGCAGCTTTAATTGGATTAATTTCTGGGATTTTGCCTGCTATTACCGCTGCTAAATTGGATCCTGTAGAGGCAATTCGAACAGGAATGTAA
- the accD gene encoding acetyl-CoA carboxylase, carboxyltransferase subunit beta, producing the protein MAWFKRQEKGITTPTEEKMDVPKGLWYKSPTGKIIDAEELARNLYVSPEDDFHVRIGSETYFEILFDNNVFIELDKNMTSKDSLHFVDTKKYSDRLKDVTSKTKLNDAVRTGVGKSKGKDLVVCCMDFAFIGGSIGGVVGEKIVRGIDHAIQHKMPFVMISKSGGARMMEAAFSLMQLAKTSVKLVQLAEAKLPYISLCTDPTTGGTTASYAMLGDINISEPGALIGFAGPRVVRDTTGKDLPEGFQTAEFLLEHGFLDFITPRKELKDKINLYIDLIQNNDIR; encoded by the coding sequence ATGGCTTGGTTTAAAAGACAAGAAAAAGGAATCACTACTCCTACAGAGGAAAAAATGGATGTTCCAAAAGGACTTTGGTACAAATCTCCTACAGGAAAAATTATTGATGCAGAAGAATTAGCACGTAACTTGTACGTGAGCCCTGAAGATGATTTTCATGTTCGAATTGGGAGTGAAACTTATTTTGAAATTTTATTCGACAACAATGTATTTATTGAGTTGGATAAAAACATGACTTCAAAAGATTCTTTACATTTTGTGGACACCAAAAAATATTCGGATCGTCTAAAAGATGTGACTTCAAAAACCAAGTTGAACGATGCTGTTCGTACTGGCGTTGGAAAATCTAAAGGAAAAGACTTAGTCGTTTGTTGTATGGATTTTGCCTTCATTGGAGGATCAATTGGAGGGGTTGTAGGTGAAAAAATCGTAAGAGGAATTGACCATGCTATCCAGCACAAAATGCCTTTCGTTATGATTTCAAAATCAGGAGGAGCGCGTATGATGGAAGCCGCATTTTCTTTGATGCAATTAGCCAAAACATCTGTAAAGTTAGTTCAATTAGCCGAGGCTAAACTCCCTTACATTTCACTTTGTACTGATCCAACAACTGGAGGAACGACTGCTTCTTACGCCATGCTGGGGGATATCAACATCTCTGAACCTGGTGCCTTAATTGGATTTGCCGGTCCCCGTGTTGTTAGAGACACTACCGGTAAAGATTTACCAGAAGGTTTTCAAACCGCAGAGTTTCTTTTAGAACATGGGTTTTTAGATTTTATCACGCCTAGAAAAGAATTGAAAGACAAGATTAACTTGTACATCGATTTAATTCAAAACAACGATATTAGATAA
- the fbaA gene encoding class II fructose-bisphosphate aldolase: MAHNIKPGVATGDQVQEIFNYAKEKGFALPAVNVTGSSTINGVLETAAKLNAPVIIQFSNGGAQFNAGKGLSNAGEKAAIAGGIAGALHIHTLAEAYGATVILHTDHCAKKLLPWIDGLLDASEKHFAATGKPLFSSHMIDLSEEPIEENIEICKEYLARMSKMGMTLEIELGITGGEEDGVDNSDVDSSKLYTQPEEVAYAYEELSKVSPKFTIAAAFGNVHGVYKPGNVKLTPKILKNSQDFVQSKYNTGSNPVDFVFHGGSGSTLEEIREAIGYGVVKMNIDTDLQFAYTEGIRDYMVKNIEYLKSQIGNPEGADVPNKKYYDPRKWVRESEVTFNTRLEQAFADLNNVNTL, encoded by the coding sequence ATGGCACACAACATCAAACCAGGCGTAGCTACGGGAGATCAAGTTCAAGAAATTTTCAATTATGCAAAAGAAAAAGGATTTGCATTACCTGCAGTAAACGTTACTGGATCAAGCACTATCAATGGAGTTCTTGAAACAGCTGCTAAACTAAACGCACCTGTTATTATTCAGTTTTCTAATGGTGGAGCACAATTCAACGCAGGAAAAGGATTATCTAATGCTGGTGAAAAAGCAGCTATTGCTGGAGGAATTGCCGGGGCTCTTCATATTCACACATTAGCAGAAGCTTATGGAGCAACTGTTATTTTACATACGGATCACTGTGCAAAAAAATTATTGCCTTGGATTGATGGTTTGTTAGATGCTTCTGAAAAACATTTTGCAGCTACTGGGAAACCTCTTTTTTCTTCTCACATGATTGACTTATCAGAAGAACCTATCGAAGAAAATATCGAAATCTGTAAAGAATATTTAGCTCGTATGAGCAAGATGGGAATGACATTAGAAATCGAACTAGGAATCACAGGTGGTGAAGAAGATGGTGTTGACAATTCTGATGTTGATAGCTCAAAATTATACACACAACCTGAAGAAGTAGCTTATGCTTACGAAGAGTTATCGAAAGTAAGCCCTAAATTTACTATTGCTGCTGCTTTTGGAAACGTTCATGGGGTATACAAACCAGGAAATGTTAAATTAACTCCAAAAATCTTAAAAAATTCTCAAGATTTTGTTCAAAGCAAATACAACACAGGATCTAATCCAGTTGATTTTGTTTTCCATGGTGGATCAGGTTCTACTTTAGAAGAAATCAGAGAGGCAATTGGATATGGCGTTGTTAAAATGAACATTGATACTGATTTGCAATTTGCTTATACCGAAGGAATTCGCGATTATATGGTTAAAAACATTGAGTATTTGAAATCACAAATTGGTAACCCAGAAGGTGCCGATGTTCCTAACAAGAAATATTATGACCCAAGAAAATGGGTACGTGAAAGTGAAGTTACATTCAACACAAGATTAGAACAAGCATTTGCTGATTTGAACAATGTAAACACACTATAA
- a CDS encoding BamA/TamA family outer membrane protein, with translation MKKIFTKIGAFILIAIFISACNSIKRVPEGQFLLTKNKVFQDNKLITDEIVLDQLSQKPNTKIIGVPFFLNLYNLANPNPDSTFQSKFKNNPKKYKRMSRWLSAKQVDQLGKSFWYSGIHNFLKKIGEAPVIFEKTKAEKSLTRLKYYYFNKGYFDVKATYTFDSISTKKGTAKYTINRGKPYIIDSLKATIYTPILDSLYTTTKNMSFISIGKQYKTEDFENEKNRITTHFRNNGAYFFQPNNITFDIDTINKKNKANINLKVSNYSYQEQDSTRTVPFQLFKISDVKIFTDYSAADPNAKITDSITYNNFNLYSKSKLKYKPYAITDAIFITKGGLFSDAKTTLTSRYLSNLKIFNYPSILYEVDKKDTTNQSLIAKIYLTPRKKYSFGLSFDITHSNIQNIGITFSPTISIRNVFNGAETLEFSGRANMGSSKDFANPNNIFFNASEYGLDLKLHFPRIVVPFNTERIIPKSMIPSTLLTTGFSTQKNIGLDKENFTGSISYNWTPKKNNTARFDLLNAQFVRNLNPKNYFNVYSSSYKVLNTLAKNPSYNVNQNYFDAKNNLIIESGTNGFIQDAIGTNAIIPTSSLDYATIKSIEERRIRLTENDFILATSFSFTKTNKKDLSDKNFFLFKTKIESAGSVLSLFANVTNLDKTSNNRYKIFNLEYSEYIKTEFDFIKLWDLSREKVIAIRSFFGIAIPFGNSNDIPFSKSYYSGGSNDNRAWQPYSLGPGSTGGINDFNEANMKIALSSEFRFKLLGSLKGAIFADAGNIWNVLDNTKDTKATFSRIKDLENIALGSGFGLRYDLGLFVFRLDLGFKTYNPAYETGNRWLKDYNFARSVLNFGINYPF, from the coding sequence TTGAAAAAGATTTTTACAAAAATAGGAGCATTTATTCTAATTGCAATATTTATTTCTGCATGTAACTCTATTAAGAGAGTTCCTGAAGGTCAATTTTTATTAACTAAAAATAAAGTTTTTCAAGACAATAAACTAATTACTGATGAAATTGTTTTAGATCAACTATCTCAAAAACCTAACACCAAAATTATTGGGGTTCCGTTTTTTTTAAATTTATATAATTTAGCCAATCCAAATCCCGACTCTACATTTCAATCTAAATTCAAAAACAATCCAAAAAAATACAAAAGAATGTCGAGATGGCTTTCTGCTAAACAAGTTGATCAACTTGGGAAGTCTTTTTGGTACTCTGGAATTCATAATTTTCTAAAAAAAATAGGAGAAGCTCCTGTTATTTTTGAAAAAACAAAGGCTGAAAAATCGCTAACTAGACTTAAGTATTATTATTTCAATAAGGGTTATTTTGATGTAAAAGCAACTTATACATTTGATAGCATTAGCACTAAAAAAGGAACTGCAAAATACACTATAAACCGAGGAAAACCCTACATAATTGATTCTTTGAAAGCAACAATCTATACTCCTATATTAGATTCTCTATATACCACAACAAAAAACATGTCTTTCATATCTATAGGAAAGCAATACAAAACAGAAGATTTTGAAAATGAAAAAAATCGTATCACTACACATTTCAGGAACAATGGCGCTTACTTTTTTCAACCCAATAACATCACATTTGATATTGATACAATAAATAAGAAAAACAAGGCAAATATTAATCTTAAAGTAAGTAATTACAGTTATCAAGAACAAGACTCTACAAGAACAGTCCCTTTTCAATTGTTCAAAATAAGTGATGTCAAAATATTTACTGACTACTCAGCTGCTGACCCGAATGCTAAAATTACAGATAGCATAACCTATAACAATTTCAACTTGTATAGCAAATCAAAATTAAAGTACAAACCGTATGCTATTACTGACGCTATTTTTATTACCAAAGGAGGTTTGTTTTCAGACGCAAAGACTACTTTAACTAGTAGGTATTTGAGTAATCTCAAGATTTTCAATTATCCATCTATTCTTTATGAAGTGGATAAAAAAGACACGACTAACCAATCTCTAATTGCTAAAATCTACCTCACACCTAGAAAAAAATATAGTTTTGGTCTTTCGTTTGATATTACCCATTCAAATATCCAAAACATCGGAATCACTTTTAGCCCAACAATATCAATCCGTAATGTATTTAATGGTGCTGAAACCTTAGAGTTTTCAGGACGAGCTAATATGGGTTCTTCAAAAGATTTTGCTAATCCTAATAACATTTTCTTTAATGCCTCAGAATATGGTTTGGATTTAAAACTTCATTTTCCTAGAATTGTAGTCCCTTTTAATACTGAAAGAATTATCCCTAAAAGCATGATTCCTTCTACTTTACTTACAACTGGATTTTCAACACAAAAAAACATTGGACTAGACAAAGAAAACTTTACCGGTTCAATAAGTTATAATTGGACTCCTAAAAAAAATAATACCGCCCGATTTGATTTGTTAAACGCTCAATTTGTAAGAAACTTAAACCCGAAAAATTATTTTAATGTATACAGCTCGTCATACAAAGTTTTAAATACTCTTGCAAAAAATCCTTCTTACAATGTCAATCAAAATTATTTTGATGCTAAAAACAATTTAATTATTGAAAGCGGGACTAATGGATTCATCCAAGATGCAATTGGAACAAATGCCATAATACCTACTTCTTCATTAGATTACGCGACTATAAAAAGTATTGAAGAAAGACGTATTCGATTGACTGAAAATGATTTTATATTAGCAACAAGTTTTAGTTTTACTAAAACAAACAAGAAAGATTTATCAGATAAAAATTTCTTCCTTTTCAAAACAAAAATTGAATCAGCTGGTTCCGTTTTATCCTTGTTTGCCAATGTAACTAACCTTGACAAAACCTCAAACAATCGTTACAAAATATTTAATTTAGAATATTCCGAATATATTAAAACCGAATTTGATTTTATCAAACTTTGGGATTTATCAAGAGAGAAAGTGATTGCCATTCGAAGCTTTTTTGGAATTGCAATTCCTTTCGGAAACTCAAATGATATCCCTTTTTCAAAAAGTTATTATTCTGGAGGATCAAATGATAATAGGGCTTGGCAACCATATAGTTTAGGGCCAGGAAGTACAGGCGGAATAAACGATTTTAATGAAGCAAATATGAAAATAGCTTTAAGCAGTGAATTCCGTTTTAAACTTTTAGGCAGCTTAAAAGGGGCGATTTTTGCTGATGCAGGCAACATTTGGAATGTATTAGACAATACTAAAGATACCAAAGCTACTTTTTCTAGAATAAAAGATTTAGAAAATATAGCCTTAGGTTCAGGGTTTGGGTTACGCTATGATTTAGGCCTTTTTGTTTTCAGATTGGATTTAGGATTCAAAACCTATAACCCAGCTTATGAAACTGGAAATAGATGGCTGAAAGATTATAATTTTGCGCGTTCTGTATTAAATTTTGGAATTAATTATCCTTTCTAA
- a CDS encoding TrmH family RNA methyltransferase has product MVSKNQIKLISSLQQKKYRTVHQLFTVEGKKGIQELLDSTLELEHLYTTQNDFKTVAKDKKSIVSDADLKKISALSTPNTCLAVFRIPKEEKIKESGLLVVLDAIRDPGNLGTIIRLCDWFGIQQLICSKETVDVYNPKVVQATMGSITRVNVNYVNLYDFLSSTSLPVFGTFMTGRSIYDATLPREGIVVVGNEANGISKELEKIIKNRLTIPHFGSLQKAESLNVATATAIVLSEFCRR; this is encoded by the coding sequence ATGGTTAGTAAAAACCAAATAAAACTTATATCAAGTTTACAACAAAAAAAATACCGCACAGTACATCAATTATTTACTGTAGAAGGGAAAAAAGGAATTCAAGAATTGTTAGATTCTACTCTTGAACTGGAACATTTATATACTACACAAAACGATTTTAAAACAGTTGCAAAGGATAAGAAATCGATAGTGTCGGATGCTGATTTAAAAAAAATTAGCGCTTTATCAACACCAAATACTTGTTTGGCGGTTTTTAGAATCCCTAAAGAAGAAAAGATTAAAGAGTCGGGATTATTAGTAGTGTTAGATGCCATTAGGGACCCAGGTAATTTGGGGACTATTATCCGGTTGTGCGATTGGTTTGGTATTCAACAATTGATTTGTTCTAAAGAGACTGTAGATGTTTATAATCCTAAAGTAGTTCAGGCAACAATGGGGTCAATTACTAGGGTAAACGTTAATTATGTGAATTTATATGATTTTTTATCGTCAACCTCCCTGCCCGTCTTCGGTACATTCATGACGGGTCGCTCTATATATGATGCAACATTGCCTCGTGAAGGAATTGTTGTTGTAGGGAATGAAGCCAATGGAATTTCAAAAGAGTTGGAAAAGATTATAAAAAACCGCTTAACAATTCCACATTTTGGTTCGCTTCAAAAAGCAGAAAGCTTAAATGTGGCTACTGCTACAGCCATTGTTTTAAGTGAATTTTGTAGAAGATAG
- a CDS encoding porin family protein, with protein sequence MKKTTALLLIIFSITVKAQFRESIFSKNPVIHLETWQKQTVYFGFFLGLNSYDFKFNYKTVSDAIQVQKTTGFNVGLVSDLRLQEYINLRFEPGLYYTKRILNYPESYFTTTPRASDKLREVNSTYIHLPLLLKFSALRTGNIRPYLLGGLSTTLNLSSNSKSKDDNLEQRFRVKAWSPNYELGLGIDVFSEYFIFSPSIRGVFGLKDELIRDNDPNSPWTSNIESMKTRGLFINFTFH encoded by the coding sequence ATGAAGAAAACTACAGCCTTACTTTTAATTATTTTCTCTATTACAGTTAAAGCTCAATTTAGAGAAAGTATTTTTAGTAAAAATCCAGTAATTCACCTAGAAACTTGGCAAAAACAAACCGTATATTTTGGTTTTTTCTTAGGGCTAAATTCTTACGACTTCAAATTCAACTATAAAACGGTTAGTGATGCGATTCAGGTTCAAAAAACTACCGGTTTTAACGTTGGACTCGTATCCGATTTAAGGCTTCAGGAATATATTAACTTACGCTTTGAACCTGGTTTATATTACACAAAAAGAATCCTAAACTACCCTGAAAGTTATTTTACAACAACGCCAAGAGCCTCAGATAAATTAAGAGAAGTGAATAGTACGTATATTCATCTTCCACTTTTATTAAAATTTTCAGCTCTTAGAACCGGTAATATTCGCCCTTATCTTTTAGGAGGACTTTCTACCACTTTAAATTTATCTAGTAATTCTAAATCAAAGGATGATAATTTAGAACAACGTTTTCGTGTAAAAGCATGGAGCCCAAACTACGAATTAGGATTAGGTATTGATGTTTTCTCAGAATATTTTATCTTTTCGCCTTCCATTAGAGGGGTTTTTGGTTTAAAAGATGAACTAATTAGAGATAATGATCCAAACAGTCCATGGACCAGCAATATTGAATCAATGAAGACTAGAGGTTTATTTATTAACTTCACTTTTCACTAA